GCTGAAACTGCCTCGGTCCTGGTCCCTTGACTCCATCCTCCCTGTGTCTAAAGCTAGGAGGGAGAAGCCCAACCTCCCTTTGCTGTTCTTGGGAGTCCCTGGGAGTGAGGAGCCTCGTGATCCCTCTTCCCCACCCCTCCATGGTGCCCGGGGTCCTAGGGAGCATGGGGCAGGGGGGACACTTGGGGACTGAAGGGTCAGTGGAAGGACAGGGGGTGTGGGAGGAGCCCGGGGGGGGATCCAGAGGAGGGGATCTGGGAAGGGGACATGTAGGGGTCCTGGAGCCACCTGtctcctctgctcttctgaGCCAGTTCTGAAGGCAGAGCCCTCCCAGGCCCCCAGTGAGcccccaccacagccctgcagttGTAAAGGCAGGTGGggtggctgggctgtggcttTTGGGTGTACTGGAACCCCTTGTGCACCCATAATTTAGGGACTGCAAACAGCCACAGGactcagctcccagctctgacagGGGTGGATGAATGTGAGTGGGTTTGTGCTGCCGAAATCCCCCTTTCTGGGCCATGTCCTTTGCTGGGAAGGTGGGGGGACGAGATGCATACCAGGCAGGAGGGTTTCCTGATGAGTGCTGCCCCTGCAGAAGGAATTGCATGGGGCCATTGCTCATCTCTACCAAAGCACCCCAAAGCATCAGGGCACTGGCCCCTTGTCCCAGCACCTCAGGCTCGGGTCAGTACCTCTACACTGGCAGAATTCTCTGGTTCCCACCAAACCCCGCCCCCTCTCTGACTGTGACAATGGCCCTTcgctgcctcagtttccccatttGGAAAATAAGTGCAGCTGCACCCACTGCTCTGTAGTGTTCTGCAAGTCCCCGGGTGATTTTATTAACACTGAGGGTGTTCAAGCAGGtttttgcagcttttccatGTTCAGGATTTATTTGGATGGTGATTCTGTCAGTGTGAGCAGCTGGCCCCAGCAATCCCTCCCAGAGATCCAGCCCTCCCCGCTGCCTTCCCGGGCTGGGTGCTGCGGGGGCTTCAGCCGAGCATCCCGCAAGGATCCTGATCCATGTGGCACATCCCTCGGTGCaagcagggagggcagcaccGGTGGCTCAGGGAATGTCCCGCCTAGGACCCTGCATGCTCTGGGGCTTCCCAGCTTTTTGCTGGAGCTACCGAGCTGGGAGGGGCCGGGCCGGCAGCTTCCCATAAACCTGGCGGCTTAGACCAACTCCTGGACAGATGTTGGGACTCTGCCTTGGAGCGGAGgttgggaaaaggagagggcGGCTCTTGCCCGGAGAGTGAGGAGGAGAGCTCGGCACCCTGGGCTGGAACTTTAGCACCCTCTTCCGCAGGAGTTTAAAGGCGAGGATCGCCGTACCCCGAGCGGGCCGTCTGGAGAGCCGGGCGGGCGCAGGAGCGGACGAGAAGCCAGCAACTTTCTCTGACGAGGATTCTGTGGAGCTCTTCATAAAGAAATAACAGCGGGGAGAAAACCCCGGGAAGCCGGGAAGCGTTTCCAGCTCTCGGGACGCTGGTGAGCGGCTCCGGGCCGCCGCCGGTCCCTGCGAGGAGCCCGTCCTGCCGAGCAGATGTTTGGGACTGGAGCAGCGCGGGGGTTATTTGCCTTGGACTGAAGGCGATCCCAGCCTCGGCGGATTAAGCTCTTTGTGTGCACGCGAGTGTGCCTTGATGGAAGCTGCTCCCGCAAAACCCGCTGCGGGGAGCATCCCCTAGGTCAGGGAGCCCTtctggaggagggggagagggggaaaccTCCTGTTTTCGTGGCTCTGGGACGATGCTGGGGCAGTAACTCCCTCGGCAGGCAGCACGGTGCTTCGGGATGGCCGTCTATGCCCTCACGGGTTTCTCGCTCGTCAGCCTGCTCAGCTTTGGCTATTTATCTTGGGACTGGATGAAGCCCAGTTTGGTGGCCGATGTGGCCACAGACCCCATGGAGAAACCACTGCCTCCCACCTTCACCAGGCCACCCCACATCATCTTCATTCTGACCGATGACCAGGGCTACCACGACATCGGCTATCACGGCTCGGATATCCAGACACCGACGCTGGACAGGCTGGCAGCGGAGGGTGTGAAGCTGGAGAACTACTACATCCAGCCCATCTGCACCCCGTCCCGGAGCCAGCTGATAACTGGCAGGTAAGCCTGCTTACAACCTACTCATGTCCCTTTTTGGTCCTTTCTGTAGGTCTGAGGGGCTTAACCCCAGCTTGCTGCCAGACCGATGCCCTGGTGTATTGGCAGAGGATGGAGATCCTCCAGTGGATCTGGATTTCTCTAGAAAGCTTCCTGGGTAAACAGTTGATTTCCACACAGGATAAATGCCACACAGGTGGCACATGGCAAGAGCAAAAATGTGCATTCTGCTGGGTAATGGATGTCACTCTGGGAGAGGCTGGTCTCTAATCAGGAGGTGTTTGGTGCTGGGCaagcagctgtgtccccaggtaGTCCCTGATACACTGGCCTGTGGAGATTTGCTGTGAGGCCCTTGGTCCGTGCTTTCCCTGCATGCATGTTCAGTGCTGCACtggccagcacaggctggatgTTGCTCCATTGCCCTTTCCCACAGCAGGACAGTCAGATGTCCCCTTATCCTGGGCCATTCTGCCTTCTAGGATAGGTGGGGTTTCtctggagcagtgctgtgtggtCAGCACTCACTGGCAGGAGTAGGTAGGAGGCAGATCCCACCAGTCCACCTCCTGGTGAGGAGTGAGCCCCAGGGAGGTGCCTATGGATGTGGTCACCTACTGCCTGGGGTGGTGGAGCCCACCAGGGTTCAAATAAAgtcctcccttctctcctgaTGGTTCTTGAGGAGTCCCAGACATCTTTGTGGTGTGCAAAGCAGGGGAGGACAGGGATGGTGGGGGACATTCAGGTGGGGTATTATGAACCCACTTGCTtgtgctgcccagccctgacacagcccagccacctccccaggctggcagcagtggggacaAATGCTGGTGGCATTTTTGAGAGATGTCTGCTGAGCCTCACCCTGTATTATTTGCATCTGCTTTTAGTAGATAAGGATGGATGAggagctccctgtccctggctggAGCTTGCTTCAGTGCGTTGGGTTGGATGACTTGGAGatatgtattttgttttgttttgggtctCTAACACATAAAGAGCCATCATGTCCTcacccagtgctgctcctcatcaCCAATGCTTTCCTCTGGCTCTTCTTCCCGGCAGGTACCAGATCCACACAGGACTGCAGCACTCCATCATCCGCCCTCGGCAGCCCAACTGCCTGCCCCTCGACCAGGTCACCCTGCCACAGAAGCTGCAGGAAGCCGGCTACTCCACACACATGGTGGGCAAGTGGCACCTTGGCTTCTACAAGAAGGAGTGCCTGCCCACTCGCCGGGGCTTCAACACCTTCCTGGGCTCTCTGACAGGCAACGTGGATTACTACACCTACGACAACTGCGACGGGCCGGGCGTCTGCGGCTACGACCTGCACGAAGGGGAGGACGTGGCTTGGGACCAGAGTGGGAAGTATTCCACCTTCCTCTATGCCCAGCGTGTCAGCAAGATCCTGGCATCCCACAGCCCCAAGGAGCCCATCTTCATCTACGTGGCCTTCCAGGCGGTGCACACGCCCCTGCAGTCCCCCAAGGAGTACATCTACCGCTACCGCTCCATGGGCAACGTCGCCCGCCGCAAGTACGCGGCCATGGTGACCTGCATGGACGAGGCGGTGAAAAACATCACCTGGGCCCTCAAGAAGTATGGTTATTATGACAACAGTGTGATCGTGTTCTCCACAGACAACGGTGGGCAGACCTTCTCCGGGGGAAGTAACTGGCCACTACGGGGTCGCAAAGGGACCTACTGGGAAGGGGGAGTTCGCGGCATTGGTTTTGTCCACAGTCCCTTGATCAAGCACAAGCGTCGGACAAGCTGGGCACTGGTTCATATTACAGACTGGTACCCGACTCTGGTCAGCCTGGCCAGGGGCAACCTGAGCAATGTCCAAGGCTTGGATGGCTATGATGTTTGGCCTGCTATCAGTGAGGGCAAGGAGTCTCCACGCACCGAAATCCTGCACAACATCGACCCCTTGTACAACCATGCCAAGTACGGCTCCTTGGAGGACGGCTTCGGCATCTGGAACACAGCTGTGCAAGCTTCCATCCGGGTGGGGGAGTGGAAGCTCCTCACTGGTGACCCAGGGTACAGCGACTGGATACCCCCACAGACCCTGACCAACTTCCCTGGGAGCTGGTGGAACCTGGAGCGTCTCACCGATGGCCTGAGGAAGTCTGTGTGGCTCTTCAACATCACCGCTGACCCCTACGAGCGCTACGACCTCTCAGATCAGCGCCCGGACGTGGTCAGGACCCTCCTGATGAGGTTGGTGCACTACAACCGGACGGCCATCCCGGTGCGGTACCCTGCGGAGAACCCCCGGGCTCACCCAGACTTCAACGGCGGTGCCTGGGGACCTTGGGCCAGTGAGGATGATGGGGAGGAGTGGGAAGGCGGCCGGGAACCCCTGAAGAGCAGgaacaagaagaagaagaagtgCAAGATCTGCAAGCTGCGCTCCTTCTTCCGCAAGCTGAACACCAGGCTCATGTCCAACCGCATCTGACAGGACACTCCCCCAGCATCCACCCGTCCTGGCCAGGGTGGAGCTCTAGACTGCAGTGCCATGGGGTGGGAGccagggagaaggaggggaagggaggtggCCAGTGCTCTCTTGCTCTCCCTTGCTCCAGGGTTCACTCCAAAACACTCCTCCCTGGCTGGAGTGGTGGCCACAGGGAGTTGCTCCCAGTGGATGAGGAAGGGCAATGTGGtctctgctgcagtgcttgGTGGTGGTGAatggcagtgctgagctgggctggccctgcacagctgcttccaAAGAGAGAGACCTTTTCCTCAAGGATTTTGCAACCAATCATAAGCTTTAAGTGTTGGCCATCACAAGGGCAGGAGGAAGCTTGGGGGGCTCTGCCTTCATGTTAATCCTCACCATTTCCCTCTATTTACTCTTGGCTCTCAGCCAGCTGCCAAGCAGCTGCAACCTTTGTTCTTCCTTTGGGAACTCGAGAGTCTCCCCTTGAGGGGTGGATTCCTGACCATGGATGTCAGACCTGAGATCAACATGGCTGGACTAAGTCATGCTGCTACAATGACCTCATGTGGGGCTATGGCTTCCTCTCTCCACTGGTTTGGGGGGCCGGGAACAGCCCTGATGAGGATCTGTGGCCCATGGAGGCATGGTTGGATGTTCTCAGAGGACAGGTGCCTCTCCTTGACCCCACATTTGGGAGGCAGGTTTTCCCCCAGGTTCTGGTGGTGGACTCCACATGGGTCAGCCACCCAGCAGAGACTTTCACCCAAAATTTGTCTGGCCAGCCCCCTCATGTTCAAGCCTCTAGGCACCCCCGTTCCTCCCTACGAATCCTACACATCCAACCAGCCAACCACCCCTGTCTgccccatcccagtgctggagctgtccctgtccccacatcccaTTGCTGAAcctggggcagagggaagaTCTCAAGAAGGTCTCTGCAGAAGCTGATCTGCTGTTTTGTAGCTGCGGGACTTTGAAGCCGCGGTGGAGAACGGGGATGATGGGGACGTCTCCCGCCTGCCAGCACCGCGCCGCATCCGCAGATGGGCACTGCTCTTCCAGCAGCGCACGCGTGGGGAGGAAACCACCTCCCCATCATCCGCTGCTGTGGGGAGCCAGCCCATCCGATCGCCAGGGGCCAGGGAAGCCAGCAAAGCTCTGGGCCCCCGCGCCTTCGGCGGGGTGCGAGCGCGCATACGTGCGCTCGCAGGAGAGCTGGCAAGGATGAAAGGGGGTAAATAGCTTTAAAATCGTTTTGGATGCACGGTGCATTTCCATTTACACAATGTGTTTTACATTTCTCCCCACAGGTTTCTCTTGGTGCAGCGTGTGTAGGCGAAGGCCCTGCtgtgaattttgaaaatagttatttttgtCTCTGGAAAATGAGGCCCGTTAGGACTTGTCAGCTCTTGGATGAGCAGTgtgggctttctttttttttttttttttttcttttccccccctctctttctcccttGCAAAATaacattcatttaaaatctGTCATTGAAAGATGTGACAATTGGCAGCGCGCACACTGAATACCTTTCAGTGCGCTTTCAAGCCCTGTGTGTGAGAGAGGGATGAGGATGGGAAGAAAATGCAATGacatgtttgtatttttttttttttcttactcttagCTGGATTATTTGGGGGTATTGGGATTTTCTatagaaacaaaggaaaaaaacccagctgacAGCTAGGCAGAAGAGAGGAGGCCTCTTCTTGTAGAGCTGGGAAGGAGTTTGAAAAGCTGGAGTGTGGCGGTGTGTGCGCCAGTCCCCGCTGCTCCGCGCACGCCCATCACCGTGCCATCCCACCCCGCTggctccctgcatccctgcagccacaTCCCAAGGACAGGTTTTGGAGGGGACTCAGCTCATCCATCAGccccatctccatccctgctTCCATAGCATGCTACTCCAAGAGAGCTGGTCCCCATGGCAGCACCTGGGCGCAGGTGAACCCCAAGAGGATCCTCCACATCCTCAAACTACCTCAAATCAGCCAGCCTGGTCCCTGGGGATGTGCaccaccagcagtgctgtggcacCCGCTGCCATTTGGCAAAGCCAACCAGttgctgaaaataaagcaacactttgctgaagaagaggaggctgctgcaggcagagccaaagccaggggagagcagggggtgatgctgcaggggctggggaatAAATACTGGCTAAGAGAGAATTGGTGCTGAAGGGAatgggagagcagggctggacaTGGGGTGATGACAAGGCTCGGGAAATGGCTTTCATTTCcatatttatataaatggaTCCAAGTTTAgcccttcttttattttttttttccttcaaaaatggaaatttccatgaaaacatgctcgatttttcttccttctcttttactAACATCCCCATGAAAATGTTCGCCTGGTCTCACTTCCTCTTTCCAGGTTTGGATCTGCTGGGCTGATGCTGGGTTTGCAGTCAGCCTGGCCACAGTGGTGGATCTGCTGtcatctgtattttaattaaaaagagtTGGATTTTGAATCTTTGCAAGAATAAACAACTGAAGGAAAATCTTAGTCCctgaaaacaaagaggagaAGTAGGCAGGAGCATCTCTGGGTGCTCAGAGAGAGCAAAGCCTCCAGCCCAAGGACAGCAGTTGTCCTTCACCACTgattccagctgtgctgtgtctgaACATTGGACTGGGAAAGGagatgcagctgctgccacGTGTTCTCCTCATCACAGCAGTGTTCATTAATGGTCTGTGCTGAGAAAAACGCAGCTATGTGCCAAAATCCCATGTTTTCAGAGAGTTGAAGTCCCCTGGGATGGTGTGTGAGCTCTGGCTGCCAAGGTGTTAATGCAGCTGGAGAGATGCTCAGGCGGTGGAGTTCCCTGCACCCGGGAGATGTGTTTTCACAGACAGGCTGAgcctcccctccttcccaacCTCCCTTCAAAGCACCTGGCaagccccaggcagctccaaagCCCGGCAGGAGCTGGGCGTAGGATGGGGCCtgggagggatggggcagggggaTGCGTCCGGGGCCATCAGGGATGGAGGGGTGGGGGCTGCCTCTCTGTCGGCATGGACTGCCTGTCTCCACCCTGGCTGTTTCCATCCTGCTGGCTGGAGAGAGTGGGAaggggatgggctgggaatgAATGGAGTTGGGATGGGATAGAGACGGGGAGGAGGGTAAGAGGAGGGTGGGGctggggccgggccgggctgggctgggctgggaagaggaggagagtgGGATAGGACGGGGATGGAATAGGAATGGGATACGTCAGAgcctctccagccccacaggcaACTCCCACTCGAGAGAGGGAAGAAGCCCAGGATCCGGACACGGGATGGGCATCCCAGCGAACTGCCCCGCAGGGAGAGTGCAGAGCACCCTGAGCACCTCGGAAGGTGTTCTGCATCAGGTTCTGCAGCAGGGGCACTAGTGCCCTGTCTCATGCCAGCGATCTGAGGATGTGTTGTTTTGCAGCTTCCCCCCACTCAGACCCAGCACACGACGGTTCCAGGGAGCCACATGGCACCTGCTGAGTGTCCCCAAGTATCATGGACATGTCCACAGGAGGCTCTTTGCCTGTGAacgctgctgctgggagagggtgGCACTGAGGACGCCCTGTCTCAGCCAAAAGCAGCTTCCTGTGGTTGCAGGAGCAAGTGCTGGgcccacagggacagggcacgTTTGCAAACACAGCCCTAAATGCAAATCAGCTCTCCTCACCACAGTATTTATAATCTTATctaaaaataaccccaaattCAGCTTCCCAGAGGACAGCAACCGAGCATCCCCCAGACCCCAGCTTGCATGTGAAACTGTCCCAGTAATTTTGGGATCTCTGCAATATGTAGTTGACAGCCTGGCTGGTTTGGTGTGTGAGGCACTGCTGCAAGCCCCATCTCCTGGGATCAGGgccacctgctgctgctcccccaggacACGTGGTGCCCCCAGATCCTTCCTGAGCTGCCCATCCAGCATGTTTGGGGTTCTGTATCTGACCTCAGGTGCCCACTCTGCAGCAGCCCCGTGCTGGGACACAGAAACCaaagctctgcaggcagagctggagcagggtgtGGAGAGCAGGAGGCATTTTTGGAGAGGCAGCCTAGTGATGGAGAGGAGCGCTGGGGATGAAGGTCTCCATCAGGTGGCCAGACCTGAGCACGGCAGCAGGAGAGCATCATGGCTCCCAAAGACCCTCAGGAGAAAATATTGGGATGGCTGGGAACAGACACATCCTAAGAATACCCTGAGGCCTCTGGGAGAGGACTGGGACTATTCCCCTCTACAGGGGAGCCTCCAGCCCAGAAGTGGAAGGTTCcacccagagctcctgctcccctcGGATTGTCCCCAGGAACCCAGGATTGGGACCATGCAGCAGTTCCTGCTTGAGAAAACATtatcagcagagcagagcatgtTCAGCACGCAGAAGTCTGACACCCCCTTACCCTCAGCTGGAAAAATGTcgaggaaaagggaaaaaaaaaatctgaatagaGAGAAAAGCGGAGAGGGAGAAACTTTTCCTGGAGAGCTGTGTTTCTGGCAGGCAGGAGAACcctggggagggaggcaggatCCTCGTGGGGGGCTTTGCCAtcagcccctgcccaggggaggggtttggggtgtcaGGGGTGCAGCAGGGGCCCCGGAAGAAGGGAGGGACAGAGCCCTCCTCCTGGCCCCAGGAGCACACAGAGTCACGCGTGTGGGGTTGAGCACGTGTGGCAGCGTGGGGGTGGGCACGGGGAGGGGGCAGGTCACATTGCGGAGCTCACGGGGACACGAACATCAGCGCAGgtgggagggaggtgggagTGAGGCAGGGGCACAGAGCCGCCCACGGGCATCCATGGGGTCTTGGGAGTGGGGGGCTCTTGCTCTTGCCTCCTTAGGGTTCcaaggggctgctgggggctggcagcaaAACGCTGGAGGAGGAGAGCGCTCCCACAAACATCCGGCTGCACCGGCCCCCACGGCAGCCCCCCACCTCCTGGTACAGCCCCGGGGTGGGGAATGAAACCTTCTTTTTTATGGGAGAAACATGGGCAGGAGTTGTGCAGATGCCTGGAGGCGTTTTGGGGACCAAATGTGCATTGCCTGTACCCCAAGTGAGAGTGCCTGGTGTGCtctgcccctgccagggcaTGGCCAGGGTGGGTCTGGAGGTCACCAACCCTTGGGGACTGTGGCCCCACCACTGTGCCCATCCATGGCTGGGAAtcagtccctgctctgccaccagGGTCCCCTGGATGGGACcagacaggagcaggaggctggatgCAGGGATGCAAGTTGGGGAATGAAGGTGGGTAATGGTGCAATTAATGGAAAAGCCATTAgacctttctcctcctccccctcctcttcctcactccGCCACTTGCTGTCCTCCTCCACTTCCacctcctttcttctctccctctctgctcctcctctctcccctctcaaAGATTTCTCCCTATTTTTGTCTGGTTagaaccttttcttttccttttaaccCTTCCATGGCAGCCTGAAAGGGAACTCAATCCATCTCAGCTGCCAAAGGCAATGCCCTCCCAGCCGGCACAGGGAATCCCTTCTCCTGTTGTGATGAGGGTCCTGCTACTGCAAAACCATCCAGAAACGGGACAAAGCTTAGTAGAAAGCTGTTCTGGGGGAAGTTGGCAGGAGGAAAGTGCAAGGGGTGGTGTAGACAGAGGGGGTTATGTTGGATCCCCAGTGAGGGCTGGTGGGGACTCAGAGGGAAACCCCTTCCCTGAGGTTTTGGACCTCACAACTCCActtttattgtgctttttttgctttcttatgttcagcacagcagagaggcaACTCAGCAACAAAAAGTCCAATGACTGGGGGGCCAGaccttcctccttttcccactttGAAACTCCTCCTTTCTGCCCTGGCTTGGGTaccacagggacacagcaccccaggacacagcctTTTTGATCCCCTTTAGTTGTTCTTCAGGCCAGGCTGCTCACCCCTCTCTGGGAGGGcccctcaggagctgctccacgGGAACCCCAGGGCCCCTGGGGGGATGCAGTGGGCAAAGGGGGGAGTGGGGTGCAGCCAGCCCTCCCCTGCAGTGTGATTGGGGCCAGCCCCTCTGGGGACCCTGTCTGCAGGCAGGACAGTGTGGGGACCTGGGGACCTGCCATGGtttctccagcttctcctgaCACACTTCTGCTccatctgctccctcctgctgcagcatgtCCCCgtcccacagcccccagggccCCCAGGAATGCTGCTGCAGGTACCAGCAgggtctgtattttttttttttgggtggggggGGGAGATAAACAGTTGCTGGGGTGACAGCATCCTCCTGCAACATGGAAACCACAGTTTCCATGGAAACCTTTTTTGCCCCAATTATTTTACCACCGCCACAGCCTTTAATTTGCCtctaatatttgtattttagatACCACCCCCCTGCCCCCCGCAGCAGGTGGGTGACCCCCGGGCAGCCCCCGGGCCAGGTCCCCAGCAGGGCCCTGGTCCCCACGGAGGGCGGCGGGTTTGGGAAGCAGTTGCCCCGGCAACAGAAACAGGGCGTTTCTGGCAGCGGTGGTCACCATGGGGACGGGGATGCTGACGAAGGCTTGTGAAGCTGAGAAGACAAATTGCCCTCATCATTATCTCTGGGCTTGTCAATCAAATATATTCCCTTATTTACCTCAGCGAGGAGAGAGCCCCGGGAGCACACGGAGAGGGAGGGAGCGAGAGGAGAGCTGCTTGCCCCAAATTCCGCACCAGGAGGGAGCATTTCCAGCCCCTCGGGATGGCCACCATCACCTGCAATCGCTTCACTGAGGAGTACCAGCTCTTTGAGGAACTGGGCAAGTAAGTTGGAGATGGGGCTGGGATGCTCAGAGcggggctgtgccctggctgggagagagactcagcagtgctgggaactGCTGGAGATGAGGGAAAGGAGATGGGCATGGAGAGAATGCAGTGGGAATCGGAGAGGGCACGCGAGTGAGGATGGGGCTTCCAGCCCCAGACCTGCTTCTCT
The Parus major isolate Abel chromosome 13, Parus_major1.1, whole genome shotgun sequence DNA segment above includes these coding regions:
- the ARSI gene encoding arylsulfatase I, which gives rise to MAVYALTGFSLVSLLSFGYLSWDWMKPSLVADVATDPMEKPLPPTFTRPPHIIFILTDDQGYHDIGYHGSDIQTPTLDRLAAEGVKLENYYIQPICTPSRSQLITGRYQIHTGLQHSIIRPRQPNCLPLDQVTLPQKLQEAGYSTHMVGKWHLGFYKKECLPTRRGFNTFLGSLTGNVDYYTYDNCDGPGVCGYDLHEGEDVAWDQSGKYSTFLYAQRVSKILASHSPKEPIFIYVAFQAVHTPLQSPKEYIYRYRSMGNVARRKYAAMVTCMDEAVKNITWALKKYGYYDNSVIVFSTDNGGQTFSGGSNWPLRGRKGTYWEGGVRGIGFVHSPLIKHKRRTSWALVHITDWYPTLVSLARGNLSNVQGLDGYDVWPAISEGKESPRTEILHNIDPLYNHAKYGSLEDGFGIWNTAVQASIRVGEWKLLTGDPGYSDWIPPQTLTNFPGSWWNLERLTDGLRKSVWLFNITADPYERYDLSDQRPDVVRTLLMRLVHYNRTAIPVRYPAENPRAHPDFNGGAWGPWASEDDGEEWEGGREPLKSRNKKKKKCKICKLRSFFRKLNTRLMSNRI